One genomic window of Methanosalsum zhilinae DSM 4017 includes the following:
- the pglZ gene encoding BREX-3 system phosphatase PglZ has protein sequence MSPCTWRDSILNEFVPNISKVIIVIDPDDLLTEEKLSLELKNRGFDLIDFKDSVEFRYAYESGYRTLWDQGQQTKQTVVIRVCNSQWDALPYDLLKAGRILKFTLGNIFPNLSYSIIEKLDSSFLDELFAAQNKYSPRKLGNNDTKDFVIQYVFGIVPYLITNDVELLRTLLRIHYNKLKLPPILSGRLVQILKGNSRFNDWPLEIIVSDDGAFFAFLQERWPPFLDVLAHGNHIIKETSAYNLKYGGPTTLPFDHEDIRVYIDNLFVEGKLIPVQKSGTNIETNPWIKSGVSETNDNDPNIRINGLLEIIENEIPVPESLYSEWIDFAMKWAELRALIHTTNQVNELERFKQISTLVNNKFTNWMLERYAGLINLPPTNPAMLHHVPRRMVRELESEKNMSLALVVVDGLSLDQWVTIKKVLHEQDPNLVMKESATFAWIPTLTSVSRQAVFSGRTPISYPKSINTTNNEGNLWRQFWEDNGVSRQKIAYQRSLGDGNVCEILDDSFNLNQTKVIGLVVDKVDKIMHGMQLGASGMHNQIKQWCEGGFLFSLIEYLLDNNYQVWLTSDHGNIECNGKGRSFEGSIAENRGERARIYPTLELRDSVAKTLPFAIKWNPIGLPPGYFPLVTEGDDAFVKEGETIVGHGGISMEEVIVPLVKFEKRSR, from the coding sequence ATGAGTCCATGTACTTGGAGAGATAGTATACTTAACGAGTTTGTGCCAAATATAAGCAAAGTCATCATTGTAATCGATCCTGATGACCTGCTGACCGAAGAAAAACTCTCGCTTGAACTCAAAAACCGTGGTTTTGATCTTATTGATTTCAAAGACTCTGTTGAATTCAGGTATGCCTATGAATCAGGATACAGAACTCTATGGGACCAGGGACAACAGACCAAACAGACAGTTGTGATTCGTGTGTGTAACTCCCAGTGGGATGCCCTGCCTTATGATCTCCTCAAAGCTGGAAGAATATTGAAATTTACCCTTGGTAATATTTTCCCCAATCTAAGTTATTCTATAATTGAGAAACTTGATAGCAGTTTCCTGGACGAATTATTTGCTGCTCAAAACAAATATTCTCCACGTAAACTAGGTAATAATGACACCAAGGATTTTGTAATCCAATATGTTTTTGGTATTGTACCATATCTTATCACCAACGATGTTGAACTACTTCGTACACTGCTTAGGATTCATTACAATAAGCTTAAACTACCGCCAATCTTGTCTGGTCGACTGGTTCAAATCTTAAAAGGTAACAGTCGTTTTAATGATTGGCCACTTGAAATTATCGTCTCCGATGATGGAGCCTTTTTTGCGTTTCTACAAGAACGTTGGCCCCCATTCCTTGATGTGCTGGCTCACGGAAACCATATCATTAAAGAAACATCAGCTTACAATCTGAAATATGGAGGACCAACCACATTACCATTTGATCATGAGGACATCCGTGTTTACATTGACAATCTTTTTGTTGAAGGCAAGCTCATTCCAGTTCAAAAATCTGGCACAAATATAGAAACAAATCCCTGGATAAAAAGCGGTGTATCTGAAACAAATGACAATGATCCTAACATTCGTATTAATGGTCTTCTTGAGATTATCGAAAATGAAATTCCCGTTCCAGAGTCACTTTATTCAGAATGGATCGACTTCGCAATGAAATGGGCAGAATTAAGAGCACTTATTCACACAACCAATCAAGTTAATGAATTGGAACGATTCAAGCAGATCAGTACTTTAGTCAACAATAAGTTCACAAACTGGATGCTTGAACGCTATGCTGGTCTGATTAATCTTCCTCCAACAAATCCTGCAATGCTTCATCATGTTCCTCGCCGAATGGTTAGGGAACTTGAATCTGAAAAAAACATGAGTTTGGCTCTTGTTGTTGTTGATGGTCTATCTCTTGACCAGTGGGTCACTATAAAAAAAGTTCTCCATGAACAAGATCCTAATTTGGTTATGAAAGAATCAGCAACTTTTGCCTGGATACCTACATTGACTTCCGTATCAAGACAGGCAGTTTTCTCGGGAAGAACACCTATTTCCTATCCAAAATCAATTAACACAACAAACAATGAAGGAAACCTGTGGCGCCAGTTCTGGGAAGACAATGGTGTATCACGTCAGAAAATTGCTTATCAGCGTAGCTTGGGAGATGGTAATGTTTGCGAGATTCTTGATGATAGTTTCAATCTAAACCAAACAAAGGTCATTGGTTTGGTCGTTGACAAGGTCGACAAGATTATGCATGGTATGCAACTCGGTGCTTCTGGAATGCACAATCAGATTAAACAATGGTGCGAAGGAGGTTTTCTTTTTTCTCTAATTGAATACCTCTTAGATAACAATTATCAAGTATGGTTAACATCAGATCATGGCAATATAGAATGTAATGGAAAAGGACGTTCATTTGAAGGATCTATAGCCGAAAATCGTGGCGAGAGAGCAAGGATTTATCCTACTTTGGAACTTAGAGATTCAGTTGCCAAAACATTACCATTTGCAATAAAATGGAATCCTATAGGCTTACCACCTGGTTATTTCCCGTTGGTAACTGAGGGAGACGATGCATTTGTCAAGGAAGGAGAAACTATAGTTGGTCACGGTGGAATTTCAATGGAAGAAGTAATTGTTCCTTTGGTAAAATTTGAAAAGAGGAGTCGTTGA
- a CDS encoding DEAD/DEAH box helicase, translating into MIKEWQYSTIHNSPCKVIEEQNLWGNIVYRIWLPNQDTVVRVPQSALRPLTAEIQPEIEANRITYVAAAAKVAEVLEGGSHDSDGPVLLAPMESNVIPLPHQIRVLSRAVSGDKVRYLLADEVGLGKTIEAGLIMRELKLRGLVRRILVVAPKGLATQWVSEMHTHFNEDFQLVFGEDLATIKRIISGNHSRYWAQGTKLRFLDEPDELQHANPWRMFDQVIVSLDSVKPMDKRRGWSQERIDEYNRSRFEDLITAGWDMVVVDESHRLGGSTDQVARYKLGRGLAEAAPYLLLLSATPHQGKSDAFHRLMSLLDDKTFPDMDSVTRERVAAYVIRTEKRRAVDGDGNPLFKPRVTKMAPVTWEERHRSQQMLYEEVTKYVREGYNQALREKKQHIGFLMILMQRLVVSSTRAIRTTLERRLEVLKDIEIRTSQRLEEITDSGDEVDELYEMDGQELLDELLKSRISAMQNERIQVENLLETAYQCEQQAPDAKAESLIEWIYQLQAEENEADLKLLIFTEFVPTQQMLKEFLEARGISVVTLNGFMDMDERKKAQDDFCDKVRVLISTDAGGEGLNLQFCHVVINYDIPWNPMRLEQRIGRVDRIGQAKVVRAINFLFQESIEFRVREVLEQKLSIILNEFGIDKTGDVLDSAQAGELFEGIFASAILDPDNVEASVDNTVSKIREEIHEIRESSPIFGISEEPDLQTADRLRSHPLPYWVERMTVGYIKSHGGHAIRKRESWDLMWPDSKVPMNCTFNSHRSQLKDDVVLLNLEDNKIRGLALNLPMIASGQPIPCVSIDELSSKISGFWGLFEIRIVSGTYNSNHTMTIPQIRRRYLSVFVSDEGNIFLPTARHIWDIMQTAELKILHSLDHKASIDAYDKVTNAAESAGQALFNTLKQEHSSAIEHEEIRGHHAFEARRKAIGRLGLPEVRQYRLDKCISEENVWKKELEIAKETVPDIKPLLLMQIQRRD; encoded by the coding sequence ATGATTAAAGAATGGCAATACTCCACCATCCACAACTCACCCTGCAAAGTAATCGAAGAACAAAACCTGTGGGGAAACATAGTTTACCGTATCTGGCTTCCAAATCAGGATACTGTGGTCAGGGTTCCGCAGTCAGCACTGCGACCATTGACTGCAGAGATTCAGCCGGAGATCGAAGCAAACCGAATTACGTATGTTGCTGCAGCAGCAAAGGTAGCTGAAGTGCTGGAGGGCGGTTCACATGATTCGGATGGGCCTGTGCTTCTTGCTCCGATGGAATCAAATGTCATTCCGCTTCCGCATCAGATACGTGTTCTCTCAAGAGCTGTTTCTGGAGATAAGGTACGTTATCTGCTAGCTGATGAGGTTGGTCTGGGGAAGACAATTGAAGCAGGACTTATCATGCGTGAGCTCAAATTACGAGGTTTGGTTCGTCGTATTCTGGTTGTTGCGCCGAAGGGTCTGGCTACTCAGTGGGTCAGCGAGATGCATACGCACTTCAACGAGGATTTCCAGCTTGTTTTCGGCGAAGACCTTGCAACGATAAAAAGAATAATCAGTGGTAACCATTCTCGCTATTGGGCACAGGGTACTAAGCTCCGGTTCCTGGATGAACCTGATGAACTGCAGCATGCAAATCCATGGAGGATGTTCGATCAGGTGATAGTATCCCTTGACTCTGTCAAGCCCATGGATAAACGCAGGGGATGGAGTCAGGAACGTATTGATGAGTATAACCGCTCCAGATTTGAAGATCTGATCACTGCCGGGTGGGATATGGTCGTGGTTGATGAATCACACAGGCTAGGGGGCAGTACGGATCAGGTTGCCAGATACAAGCTTGGAAGAGGACTTGCAGAGGCTGCACCATATCTTCTATTGCTTTCAGCAACCCCACATCAGGGTAAAAGTGATGCATTTCATCGTTTGATGAGCTTGTTGGATGACAAAACCTTTCCTGACATGGATAGCGTTACTCGTGAACGAGTGGCAGCTTATGTGATCCGTACAGAGAAACGTAGAGCAGTTGATGGAGATGGCAATCCACTATTCAAACCACGTGTTACAAAGATGGCACCTGTTACATGGGAAGAACGACACAGATCACAGCAAATGCTCTATGAGGAAGTAACAAAATACGTCCGTGAAGGGTACAATCAGGCACTAAGGGAAAAGAAGCAGCACATTGGCTTTCTGATGATACTCATGCAGAGACTTGTGGTTTCAAGTACAAGGGCCATTCGCACTACACTGGAACGTAGGCTTGAAGTTCTCAAAGACATAGAAATTCGAACTTCCCAGCGTCTGGAAGAGATTACAGATTCTGGTGATGAAGTTGATGAACTTTATGAGATGGATGGACAGGAACTGCTCGATGAGCTTCTTAAATCCCGTATTTCTGCCATGCAGAACGAAAGGATCCAGGTGGAAAACCTTCTTGAAACGGCTTACCAATGTGAGCAGCAAGCACCTGATGCCAAAGCAGAATCACTGATAGAATGGATCTATCAGCTCCAGGCAGAAGAGAATGAAGCAGACCTCAAATTACTGATATTCACCGAATTCGTTCCAACCCAACAGATGCTTAAAGAATTCCTTGAAGCCCGAGGTATTTCTGTAGTAACACTTAATGGCTTCATGGATATGGACGAACGAAAAAAGGCCCAGGATGATTTCTGTGACAAAGTACGTGTACTCATTTCTACTGATGCAGGTGGTGAAGGCCTGAACCTTCAGTTCTGTCATGTTGTCATAAACTATGATATCCCATGGAACCCAATGAGACTGGAACAACGTATAGGTCGTGTTGATCGTATCGGTCAGGCCAAAGTTGTAAGAGCAATAAACTTCCTTTTCCAGGAATCTATAGAATTCAGGGTCCGAGAAGTTCTCGAACAGAAACTTTCAATAATCCTTAATGAATTTGGAATCGACAAAACAGGAGATGTACTTGACTCCGCTCAGGCTGGGGAATTATTCGAAGGTATTTTTGCTTCTGCAATTCTTGATCCTGATAATGTTGAAGCTTCAGTTGATAATACAGTATCCAAGATTAGAGAAGAGATCCATGAGATTCGTGAATCATCACCGATCTTTGGTATTTCGGAAGAACCTGACCTGCAAACTGCAGATCGTCTACGATCACATCCACTTCCCTATTGGGTCGAACGTATGACAGTAGGTTATATTAAATCCCACGGCGGTCATGCAATACGTAAAAGAGAATCATGGGACCTTATGTGGCCTGACAGTAAAGTTCCTATGAATTGCACCTTCAATTCACATCGATCGCAACTTAAAGATGATGTCGTGTTACTTAATCTGGAAGATAACAAGATAAGAGGACTTGCACTTAACCTACCAATGATTGCTTCCGGGCAGCCAATTCCATGCGTATCTATAGATGAATTATCATCCAAGATATCTGGCTTTTGGGGATTGTTCGAGATTCGTATAGTATCGGGCACATACAATAGCAACCATACTATGACTATTCCACAAATAAGGAGACGATATCTCAGTGTCTTTGTATCCGACGAAGGGAATATATTCCTTCCAACTGCCCGCCATATATGGGACATCATGCAGACAGCAGAGCTAAAGATTTTACATTCTCTTGACCACAAAGCATCCATTGATGCATATGATAAAGTTACCAATGCTGCTGAATCTGCTGGGCAGGCATTATTTAATACCCTTAAGCAAGAACATAGCTCTGCAATTGAACATGAAGAAATAAGAGGTCATCATGCATTTGAAGCACGGAGAAAAGCCATAGGACGTCTTGGTCTCCCCGAGGTTCGTCAATATCGTTTAGATAAATGTATTTCCGAAGAGAACGTATGGAAAAAAGAACTTGAAATTGCAAAAGAGACAGTACCAGATATAAAACCACTTTTGCTAATGCAAATACAAAGGAGAGACTGA
- a CDS encoding ATP-dependent helicase yields the protein MISVFQLNESQRQAVEWGEKSLLVLAGPGSGKTAVLTMRIANIIKNSPDENFRILGLTFTVKAAKEMKDRINMLLGNMDNRVQLRTFHAFCTDLLRQHGSHLNLKPDFSVITDEKDRIAILKELDVDNPEDILSRIDTMFTHGISVEELPKYFTPENQTECYDLQTIFNQYIQALSKENQLDFGSMLYFTRQLLETKPRIARQLRTVYKYICVDEFQDTNLAQYLILKLLAPTENANLFIVADEDQIIFQWNGADPKRLESLKSDYNIEVLQLPYNYRCQKEIVEIANKLIEHNSYRIHTKKPGIPFSDESGTVKLTSYENFDHELSGLVDEINVIPLKSRDKCLLIARSNKLLTAANKYLNEHSINAEIVSKNQDFSSPILLTMYFCLKLANAANSRSVLNKLCASATDINGLVLSAEDISAKAHVEGSSLLRAFFDTASQSEILNPVCNAGISYLCDTIQFQKFIEIYINHFDYLNTDDEKDDLFPDYKDDKENWTRIAQDIEDTYEGNVGLHVFLQEMDLTPKLKSIGKDCVRLQTVHSAKGMEFDHVFIIGLAEEQFPTYFAIRSGNKSIEEERRNCFVAITRASKSLYLSYANEYFGWHKQPSRFLKEMGLLND from the coding sequence ATGATATCAGTTTTTCAGCTAAATGAAAGTCAACGCCAAGCAGTTGAATGGGGAGAGAAATCCCTTCTCGTACTTGCCGGACCGGGATCTGGTAAAACTGCTGTTTTGACGATGAGAATCGCAAACATTATAAAAAACAGTCCCGATGAAAATTTCCGTATCCTTGGTCTAACATTCACTGTGAAAGCAGCCAAGGAAATGAAAGACCGGATAAATATGCTGCTTGGGAATATGGATAATAGAGTTCAGCTGCGTACCTTTCATGCATTTTGTACTGATTTATTGCGTCAACATGGGAGTCATCTCAACCTTAAGCCGGACTTTTCAGTGATAACTGATGAAAAGGATCGAATTGCCATCCTTAAGGAACTTGATGTTGATAATCCTGAAGATATATTAAGCAGAATAGATACCATGTTTACTCACGGGATATCTGTTGAGGAACTACCAAAGTATTTCACTCCTGAAAATCAAACTGAGTGTTACGATTTACAAACAATATTTAATCAATACATTCAAGCACTTTCAAAGGAAAATCAACTAGATTTTGGGTCTATGCTCTACTTCACAAGACAACTTCTTGAAACGAAACCACGCATTGCTCGACAACTAAGAACAGTGTACAAGTATATCTGTGTAGATGAATTCCAAGATACAAATCTAGCTCAATATTTAATACTCAAATTGTTAGCTCCCACCGAAAATGCAAATCTTTTTATTGTCGCAGATGAAGACCAGATTATCTTCCAGTGGAATGGAGCTGATCCAAAAAGATTGGAATCTCTTAAAAGCGATTACAATATAGAAGTCCTGCAACTTCCATATAATTATCGTTGCCAAAAGGAAATCGTAGAAATAGCAAATAAGCTCATTGAACATAATTCCTATAGAATCCATACAAAAAAACCTGGAATTCCGTTTAGTGATGAAAGTGGTACAGTTAAATTAACATCATATGAAAATTTTGACCATGAACTTTCAGGTTTAGTTGATGAGATTAACGTAATTCCTCTAAAAAGTAGAGATAAATGTTTATTGATAGCAAGAAGCAATAAACTACTTACTGCTGCAAATAAGTACTTAAATGAACATAGTATAAATGCAGAAATCGTCAGCAAGAATCAAGATTTTTCAAGTCCTATTCTACTGACAATGTATTTTTGCCTTAAATTGGCCAATGCAGCTAACTCTCGTAGTGTTCTCAACAAGCTTTGTGCATCAGCAACTGACATAAACGGTTTAGTACTATCAGCTGAAGACATCTCTGCAAAAGCACATGTTGAAGGTAGTTCTTTGCTTCGTGCTTTTTTTGATACTGCTTCTCAAAGTGAAATATTGAATCCAGTTTGTAATGCCGGAATCAGTTATCTTTGTGATACAATCCAATTTCAAAAATTTATTGAGATATACATTAATCATTTCGATTACTTGAATACTGACGATGAAAAAGATGATTTATTTCCTGATTACAAAGACGATAAAGAAAATTGGACGAGAATTGCACAGGACATTGAGGATACTTATGAAGGAAATGTTGGACTCCACGTATTTCTCCAAGAAATGGATTTAACGCCCAAGTTGAAGTCAATTGGAAAAGATTGCGTCCGATTACAAACAGTTCACTCTGCAAAAGGAATGGAGTTCGATCATGTTTTTATTATAGGATTAGCTGAAGAGCAGTTCCCAACTTATTTTGCAATTAGAAGTGGAAATAAATCAATAGAAGAAGAGAGAAGAAACTGTTTTGTAGCAATTACTCGTGCATCAAAATCTCTGTATTTGAGTTATGCAAACGAATATTTTGGATGGCATAAGCAACCTTCTCGTTTTTTAAAGGAGATGGGGTTGCTAAATGATTAA
- a CDS encoding ATP-dependent nuclease, which yields MFLTKVQIENFRGVSSLEIEFDHDITVLIGENNSGKTSVLEALRIGMDLIKSDRTFNFSEYDFYRDNEIKKKEQFLPINLTFTFEETEEHQWNDKIVQSLNEVIVGDDYSKIKLRISGWFDEEDGELKQSYCFLDDAGNEMVGKQSFLKEIRKLRPFYYLSALRDAKEEFRSQATFWSAFLKSKSLNDDTRIELESELEEVNKKIVGSHLSFQDVVTEVKQLSTLISVGDANNVSIDPKPADFYKTIRYTDVNIPTVTNTKVPIYNHGEGTQSLCVLLLFSAYLKTRIKVDVNRLAEPIIAIEEPEAHLHPNAIRAIWPILGNLPGQKIIATHSGDILSEVPVENLRRMNRMSNVCECNIIQKDCLTPEELRKFNHQVRRNRGELLFAKKWLLVEGETDVSVVSECAQILEIDIHQCGLRIVEYSQAGGPGLFIKVADSLGIDWHLLADNDQAGDKYIRSAKNLLNGRDESTYITKLSESNMDVLLCVAGYGDPYLDGISTNTTTYPTATWEQVLEEIKETFPEKPGQALNVARKLEDRSNPEITAEEETPEYWNQVYACLKRHFSKPAASLNAIMLIKDRGADGVPEEIKQILEKVNGISGGAQ from the coding sequence ATGTTCCTAACAAAAGTCCAGATTGAAAATTTTCGTGGTGTTAGTTCATTAGAGATTGAATTTGATCATGACATTACCGTTCTGATTGGGGAAAATAACAGCGGAAAAACTTCTGTACTAGAGGCATTACGCATAGGTATGGATTTAATAAAGTCTGATCGAACTTTTAATTTTTCAGAATATGATTTTTACCGTGACAATGAAATAAAGAAGAAAGAGCAGTTTTTACCAATAAATCTCACATTTACATTTGAGGAAACAGAAGAACATCAATGGAACGATAAAATCGTACAATCATTAAACGAGGTAATTGTTGGTGATGATTACTCAAAGATTAAATTGCGTATAAGTGGTTGGTTTGATGAAGAAGATGGTGAATTAAAACAAAGTTATTGCTTTTTAGACGATGCTGGTAATGAAATGGTAGGTAAGCAGTCTTTTCTTAAAGAAATAAGAAAACTACGTCCTTTTTATTATCTTTCTGCACTTAGAGATGCAAAAGAAGAATTTCGTAGCCAAGCTACATTTTGGTCAGCTTTTTTAAAAAGTAAAAGCCTAAATGATGATACCAGAATCGAATTAGAATCTGAACTAGAAGAAGTAAATAAAAAAATTGTTGGTTCTCACTTGTCATTTCAGGACGTTGTTACCGAAGTAAAGCAGCTTTCAACTCTTATTTCTGTAGGAGATGCTAATAATGTTAGCATAGATCCTAAACCAGCTGATTTTTATAAAACAATACGATACACAGATGTAAACATTCCTACCGTCACTAATACAAAAGTTCCTATCTATAACCATGGAGAAGGTACTCAGAGTCTTTGCGTGCTTCTTCTTTTTAGTGCATATTTAAAAACCCGGATAAAAGTCGATGTAAATCGTTTAGCAGAGCCAATAATTGCGATTGAAGAACCAGAAGCACACTTGCACCCCAATGCAATCCGTGCAATTTGGCCTATTTTAGGTAATTTGCCAGGGCAAAAGATTATTGCAACTCATTCAGGTGACATTCTGTCGGAGGTGCCTGTTGAAAATCTTAGAAGAATGAATAGAATGTCAAATGTATGCGAATGCAATATAATTCAAAAGGATTGCTTGACTCCTGAAGAGTTGAGGAAATTTAATCACCAAGTTAGAAGAAATCGTGGAGAATTACTATTTGCTAAAAAATGGTTACTTGTTGAGGGTGAGACTGACGTTTCTGTAGTGTCCGAATGTGCTCAAATATTAGAAATTGATATACATCAATGTGGTCTGCGAATTGTCGAATATAGTCAAGCAGGTGGTCCTGGTTTATTTATCAAAGTGGCAGATTCCCTTGGTATTGATTGGCATTTGTTAGCAGATAATGATCAAGCCGGAGATAAGTATATTAGAAGTGCAAAGAATTTGTTGAATGGAAGAGACGAGTCTACATATATTACAAAACTTTCTGAGTCAAACATGGATGTTCTTCTTTGTGTTGCAGGTTACGGAGATCCTTATTTAGATGGAATAAGTACTAATACTACTACTTATCCAACTGCTACTTGGGAACAAGTATTAGAAGAAATAAAAGAAACTTTTCCCGAGAAACCAGGTCAAGCTTTGAATGTAGCCAGAAAACTAGAAGACAGATCTAATCCTGAAATTACAGCAGAAGAGGAAACTCCTGAATATTGGAATCAGGTATATGCTTGCCTCAAAAGACACTTTTCAAAGCCTGCTGCTTCACTTAATGCAATTATGTTAATTAAAGATAGAGGAGCAGATGGTGTCCCAGAAGAAATAAAACAGATTCTTGAAAAAGTCAATGGTATTTCTGGAGGTGCCCAATGA
- a CDS encoding DNA methyltransferase, translated as MMRENQELGFDKIQATKKEEGTVTCLGMTFKSEEQRRNYFTEKLREKLQDQKFRNIEGFPIGSDEDILHLSDPPYYTACPNPWIADFINEWESEKPEKPADYKYHREPFAADVSEGKNDPIYNAHSYHTKVPHKAIMRYILHYTEPGDIVFDGFCGTGMTGVAAQMCGDRKTVESLGYQVKPDGTIMQQETDDDGKTRWVPFSKLGVRRAVLNDLSPAATFIAYNYNTPVDVKAFEKEAKRILMEVEEECGWMYDTRHSDGRMGKVNYIVWSDVFVCPECANEVIFWEEAVDKEASKVKDEFPCPHCSAKLTKRSMEHALITKYDTAIKETVRQVKQVPVLINYSVEKKRFEKKPDEFDFELIDKIENCEIPYWFPTNRMMEGKETRRNDRIGITHVHHFYTKRNLWILSSIRHRCEKSQAILMFNSQLINISKLNRYRPGVFIPLQSFEWDFLYWITNFRI; from the coding sequence ATGATGCGTGAAAATCAAGAATTAGGATTTGATAAAATACAGGCCACTAAGAAAGAAGAAGGAACTGTTACTTGCCTCGGAATGACCTTTAAAAGCGAAGAGCAGCGCCGCAATTATTTCACCGAAAAGCTGCGTGAAAAACTCCAGGATCAGAAGTTCCGTAACATAGAAGGCTTCCCCATCGGCTCGGATGAAGACATCCTGCACCTGAGCGACCCACCATACTACACTGCCTGCCCAAATCCCTGGATTGCAGATTTCATCAACGAGTGGGAATCAGAAAAGCCAGAAAAACCTGCAGACTACAAGTACCACAGGGAACCCTTTGCAGCCGATGTGAGCGAAGGCAAGAACGATCCCATCTACAATGCTCACTCATATCACACCAAAGTGCCTCACAAAGCCATCATGCGCTACATCCTCCACTACACCGAACCTGGAGACATAGTCTTTGACGGCTTCTGTGGTACAGGTATGACTGGTGTGGCTGCACAGATGTGTGGCGACCGCAAGACCGTGGAATCCCTCGGCTACCAGGTTAAACCCGACGGCACTATCATGCAACAGGAGACTGATGATGACGGTAAGACTCGTTGGGTGCCTTTCTCAAAGCTTGGTGTGCGCAGAGCTGTTTTGAATGATTTATCTCCGGCAGCGACTTTTATTGCTTACAATTACAACACTCCTGTGGATGTGAAGGCATTTGAAAAGGAAGCAAAACGTATCTTAATGGAAGTCGAAGAAGAATGTGGGTGGATGTATGACACCAGGCATTCTGATGGCAGGATGGGAAAGGTAAATTATATTGTCTGGTCAGATGTATTTGTTTGTCCGGAGTGTGCTAATGAGGTTATATTTTGGGAAGAAGCTGTAGATAAAGAAGCTTCCAAGGTAAAAGATGAATTTCCTTGTCCACATTGTTCAGCAAAGCTAACCAAACGCAGTATGGAACATGCTTTGATAACTAAGTACGATACGGCAATAAAAGAAACTGTCAGACAAGTAAAACAAGTGCCAGTGCTTATCAATTATTCAGTAGAAAAAAAACGTTTTGAGAAAAAACCTGATGAATTTGATTTTGAGTTGATCGATAAAATTGAAAATTGCGAGATTCCTTATTGGTTCCCAACTAATCGAATGATGGAAGGTAAAGAAACCCGTCGTAATGACCGTATAGGCATTACTCATGTCCACCACTTCTACACAAAAAGGAACTTGTGGATTTTATCTTCAATACGCCACCGATGCGAAAAAAGTCAAGCTATCCTCATGTTCAATTCTCAATTAATTAATATAAGTAAGTTAAACCGTTATAGACCTGGAGTATTCATTCCCTTACAATCCTTTGAGTGGGACTTTTTATATTGGATCACAAATTTCAGAATCTAA